The following proteins come from a genomic window of Anopheles ziemanni chromosome 3, idAnoZiCoDA_A2_x.2, whole genome shotgun sequence:
- the LOC131288564 gene encoding ornithine decarboxylase 1-like yields the protein MSVLKCPADLTLISDEMSIGDVVRDIIRQGPHEEPLHVLDLDDVVQKHYGWREQMPRVRPFYAVKCNDDPRILQTLITLGVGFDCASKGELERMLDLGVKPERIIFAQPAKSIPSLLYARSKQVAVMTFDSAIELEKIHQYYPEAQLVLRMRHDALKVRCLLGKKFGCDPVKEAPALLRKAAKLRMNVVGISFHVGSDCEEHEVYYDAVKMARSLFDYAKTIGYELSLLDIGGGFPGDHNKPIDRYAQAVNRAIDHFFPAEENVRIIAEPGRYYVASAVTLVSFVDSKRIVTERQEDGTERTRIFYYLNDGIFGTFYCTAHEGQEAIPIVQRKTDANEYSSSVWGPTCDVMDLILPDILLPELDIGDSVVFENVGAYSLVTSCRFNGFPLPKVIAYLREGTWKILEDLTAPSVALASAHSLEDGMDGKVLVTLQNYTPLAETNYLV from the exons ATGAGTGTGCTAAAGTGTCCCGCCGATTTGACGTTGATCAGCGATGAGATGTCGATCGGTGACGTGGTTCGTGATATCATCCGCCAGGGTCCGCATGAGGAACCGCTCCACGTGCTCGATTTGGATGATGTAGTGCAAAAGCATTATGGCTGGCGTGAGCAGATGCCACGAGTCAGGCCTTTCTATGCGGTGAAGTGCAACGATGACCCACGTATTCTGCAGACTCTGATAACGCTTGGAGTCGGATTTGACTGTGCGTCGAAGGGTGAGCTGGAGCGTATGCTCGACTTGGGTGTGAAGCCGGAGCGAATCATCTTTGCTCAGCCGGCCAAATCCATACCGTCCCTGTTGTATGCACGCTCGAAACAGGTGGCTGTGATGACGTTTGATAGCGCGATCGAGTTAGAGAAGATACACCAGTACTATCCGGAGGCCCAGCTGGTGTTGCGAATGCGCCACGATGCGTTGAAGGTGCGTTGCTTGTTGGGCAAGAAGTTTGGCTGTGATCCTGTCAAGGAGGCACCGGCATTGCTACGTAAGGCGGCCAAACTGCGGATGAATGTAGTAGGGATAAGCTTCCACGTTGGATCGGACTGTGAAGAACACGAAGTTTACTACGATGCCGTAAAGATGGCCCGAAGCCTGTTCGACTACGCCAAGACTATTGGGTACGAGCTAAGCCTCTTGGACATTGGCGGTGGATTCCCGGGGGATCATAAcaaaccgatcgatcgatacgCTCAGGCAGTCAACCGCGCTATCGATCATTTCTTTCCGGCGGAAGAAAATGTCCGAATAATTGCGGAACCGGGGCGATACTACGTGGCCTCCGCGGTCACGCTGGTATCGTTTGTGGACTCCAAACGTATTGTGACAGAGCGCCAGGAAGATGGAACCGAACGGACAAGGATTTTCTACTATCTCAACGACGGTATATTCGGAACGTTCTACTGTACGGCACACGAGGGCCAAGAAGCGATCCCTATCGTACAACGTAAGACCGACGCCAATGAGTACAGCTCATCCGTTTGGGGCCCTACTTGCGATGTCATGGATCTGATTTTACCGGACATACTGCTCCCGGAGCTAGACATCGGGGACAGTGTTGTGTTCGAGAATGTTGGAGCGTACAGCTTGGTCACTAGCTGCCGCTTCAATGGATTCCCTCTGCCGAAGGTTATCGCATACCTACGCGAAGGAACCTG GAAAATTTTGGAAGATTTGACCGCTCCTTCCGTTGCTCTTGCTTCGGCTCACTCCTTGGAAGATGGCATGGACGGCAAAGTACTTGTTACGCTCCAAAACTACACTCCCCTGGCGGAAACAAATTACCTGGTTTGA
- the LOC131285853 gene encoding ornithine decarboxylase-like, which produces MSSQNSPDGLTLISDETSIGEVVRDIVSKGPHEDPIHVLDLDDVVRKHKNWCEQMPRVSPFYAVKCNDDPRILQIMVKLGLGFDCASKGELERMVDLGVEPERIIFTQPAKSIPSLLYAHSKQVSVMTFDSTIELEKIHQHFPEAHLVLRIRHDALKVRCMLGKKFGCDPVNEAPTLLRKAAQLRLNVVGISFHVGSDCEEHEVYYDAVKVSRDLFVFAKSIGYELSLVDIGGGFPGEKNKPIDRYARVINRAIDHFFPAEENVRIIAEPGRYYVASAVTLVSFVHSKRFVTDRLEDGTERTRVFYYLNDGVYGTFFSAAFEGQVPVPIIQRKVGAKEYSSSVWGPSCNILDLILPDILLPELDIGDSVVFENVGAYSTVRACQFNGFPLPKIIAYLREGTWSVAAVLTT; this is translated from the coding sequence atgagttCACAAAACTCCCCAGACGGTTTAACGTTGATCAGCGATGAAACGTCGATCGGCGAAGTGGTTCGTGATATCGTTAGCAAGGGTCCGCATGAGGATCCGATTCACGTGTTGGATCTGGATGATGTAGTTCGTAAGCACAAAAACTGGTGTGAGCAGATGCCACGAGTGAGTCCTTTCTATGCGGTGAAGTGCAATGACGACCCACGCATTCTGCAAATAATGGTAAAGCTCGGACTCGGGTTTGACTGTGCATCGAAGGGTGAGCTGGAACGCATGGTAGACTTGGGTGTGGAACCGGAGCGGATCATCTTCACGCAGCCGGCCAAATCCATACCGTCCTTGTTGTATGCTCACTCGAAACAGGTGTCCGTCATGACGTTTGATAGTACGATCGAGTTGGAGAAGATTCACCAGCACTTTCCGGAGGCCCACCTGGTGTTGCGAATACGCCACGATGCGCTGAAGGTTCGGTGCATGTTGGGCAAGAAGTTCGGTTGTGATCCTGTCAATGAGGCACCGACATTGCTACGTAAGGCAGCCCAACTGCGGTTGAATGTAGTAGGTATCAGCTTCCACGTAGGGTCGGACTGTGAAGAGCACGAAGTTTACTATGATGCAGTGAAGGTCTCACGAGACTTGTTCGTGTTTGCTAAGAGTATTGGGTATGAGTTAAGCCTTGTAGACATTGGTGGTGGATTCCcgggcgaaaaaaataaacctatcGATAGGTACGCTCGAGTAATTAACCGAGCTATCGATCATTTCTTTCCGGCGGAAGAAAATGTTCGGATAATTGCGGAACCGGGGCGATACTACGTGGCCTCCGCGGTCACGCTGGTATCGTTCGTGCATTCCAAACGTTTCGTGACAGACCGCCTGGAAGATGGAACCGAGCGGACAAGGGTTTTCTACTATCTCAACGACGGTGTATACGGAACGTTCTTTAGTGCGGCGTTCGAGGGTCAAGTGCCTGTTCCGATCATACAGCGCAAGGTCGGAGCCAAAGAGTACAGCTCATCCGTTTGGGGCCCATCATGCAATATTCTTGATCTGATTTTACCGGACATACTCCTCCCGGAGCTAGACATCGGGGACAGTGTTGTGTTCGAGAACGTTGGAGCATACTCGACAGTCCGAGCTTGTCAGTTCAATGGATTCCCTCTACCAAAGATAATTGCTTACCTACGCGAAGGAACTTGGTCAGTAGCAGCTGTACTTACTACTTAA
- the LOC131285852 gene encoding ornithine decarboxylase-like, which translates to MNVLKCSADLTLISDEMSIRDVIRDIVRKGPHEDPILVLDLDDVVRKHYGWYEQMPRVSPFYAVKCNDDPRILKTMVKLGLGFDCASKGELERMLDLGVEPERIIFAQPAKSIPSLLYARSKQVSVMTFDSAIELEKIHQYYPEAQLVLRIRHDAVKVRCFLGKKFGCDSVNEAPALLRKAAQLRLTVVGISFHVGSGCDEHEVYYDAVKMARSLFDYAKTIGYVLNLLDIGGGFPGEKNKPIDRYAQAVNRAIDHYFPEKENVRIIAEPGRYYVASAVTLVSFVDSKRIVTDRLEDGTDRTRIFYYINDGIYGTFYSTAYEAQETIPIVQRKANAKEYSSSIWGPTCSPLDIILRDIQLPELDIGDSVVFENIGAYSTVRACQFNGFPLPKVIAYLREGTWKILKDVNTVPFPAQISPMAYTSARTTATRSR; encoded by the exons ATGAATGTGCTTAAGTGTTCAGCTGATTTGACGTTGATCAGCGATGAGATGTCGATTAGGGACGTGATTCGTGATATCGTCCGCAAGGGTCCGCATGAGGATCCGATTCTTGTGCTAGATCTAGATGATGTAGTGCGCAAGCATTATGGCTGGTATGAGCAGATGCCACGTGTAAGTCCTTTCTATGCGGTGAAGTGCAATGACGACCCACGAATCTTGAAGACAATGGTAAAGCTCGGACTCGGGTTTGACTGTGCATCGAAGGGTGAGCTGGAGCGTATGCTCGACTTGGGTGTGGAACCGGAGCGGATTATCTTTGCTCAGCCAGCAAAATCCATACCGTCCCTGTTGTATGCGCGCTCGAAACAGGTGTCCGTCATGACGTTTGATAGCGCGATCGAGTTAGAGAAGATACATCAGTACTATCCAGAAGCCCAACTGGTGTTGCGAATACGTCACGATGCGGTAAAGGTGCGCTGTTTTTTGGGCAAGAAGTTCGGTTGTGATTCTGTCAATGAGGCACCGGCGTTACTGCGTAAGGCGGCCCAACTGAGGTTGACCGTGGTCGGCATTAGCTTCCACGTGGGGTCAGGTTGTGACGAGCACGAAGTTTACTACGATGCCGTAAAGATGGCCCGGAGCCTGTTTGACTACGCCAAGACTATTGGTTACGTGCTGAATCTTCTGGATATCGGTGGTGGGTTCCcgggcgaaaaaaataaaccgatcGATAGGTACGCTCAGGCAGTGAATCGAGCTATCGATCATTACTTCCCAGAGAAGGAAAATGTCCGAATAATTGCGGAACCTGGTCGTTATTACGTAGCCTCCGCGGTCACGTTGGTATCGTTTGTGGACTCTAAACGTATTGTGACAGATCGCCTTGAAGATGGAACCGACCGGACAAGGATTTTCTACTATATCAACGATGGTATATACGGGACGTTCTATAGTACAGCATACGAAGCTCAAGAAACGATCCCTATCGTACAGCGCAAGGCCAACGCCAAGGAGTACAGTTCATCTATTTGGGGCCCAACTTGCAGTCCTCTCGATATTATTTTACGGGACATACAGCTGCCGGAGCTAGACATCGGGGACAGTGTTGTGTTCGAGAACATTGGAGCATACTCGACGGTAAGAGCTTGCCAGTTCAATGGATTCCCTCTGCCGAAGGTCATCGCCTACCTACGTGAAGGAACCTG gaaaattttgaaagatGTCAACACTGTTCCTTTTCCGGCGCAAATATCTCCAATGGCATACACCTCGGCACGCACGACAGCTACACGATCCCGGTAG
- the LOC131288762 gene encoding ornithine decarboxylase 1-like codes for MSSLKYPTDLKLIKDQMSIGDVIRDIESKGPHEDPIHVLDLDDVVRKHKCWCDEMPRVRPYYAVKCNDDPRILQIMVTLGLGFDCASKGELERMLDFGVEPERIIFAQPAKSVPSLLYARSKQVSVMTFDGEIELEKIHQYYPEAQLVLRIRHDSVKVRFSLGKKFGCDPINEAPALLRLATKLSMNVVGITFHVGSDCEEHEVYYDAVKMSRDLFDYAKSIGYELNLLDIGGGFPGDKAKPIHRYAKAINRAIDHFFPIKDNVRIIAEPGRYYVASAITLVSFVHSKRIVKDRQDDGTELTRIHYYLNDGIYGSFYSTAYEAQEAIPIVHRKTGAKEYSSSVWGPTCDVVDVILPDIVLPELDIGDSVVFENLGAYGIVRGAAFNGFLLPKVIAYIREGTW; via the coding sequence ATGAGTTCGCTGAAGTATCCCACCGATCTGAAGCTGATCAAAGATCAGATGTCAATTGGCGACGTTATTCGAGATATCGAGAGCAAGGGTCCGCATGAGGATCCGATTCACGTGTTGGATCTGGATGATGTAGTTCGCAAGCACAAATGCTGGTGTGACGAGATGCCACGAGTTAGACCATACTATGCGGTGAAGTGCAACGACGACCCGCGTATCCTGCAGATCATGGTAACGCTCGGACTCGGGTTTGACTGTGCATCGAAGGGTGAGCTGGAGCGTATGCTCGACTTCGGTGTGGAGCCGGAGCGGATTATCTTTGCTCAGCCGGCCAAATCGGTACCGTCACTGTTGTACGCTCGCTCGAAGCAGGTGTCCGTCATGACATTCGATGGTGAAATTGAGCTGGAGAAGATTCATCAGTACTATCCTGAGGCTCAACTGGTGCTGCGCATTCGTCATGATTCTGTGAAGGTGCGCTTTTCGTTGGGCAAGAAGTTCGGTTGTGATCCTATTAATGAGGCCCCGGCGTTACTGCGCCTTGCGACTAAATTAAGCATGAACGTGGTCGGTATAACGTTTCACGTTGGGTCGGACTGTGAAGAGCACGAAGTGTATTACGATGCGGTAAAAATGTCTCGCGACCTGTTCGACTACGCCAAGAGTATTGGGTACGAGCTGAATCTTCTGGATATCGGCGGTGGATTTCCGGGAGACAAGGCCAAACCAATCCATCGATATGCAAAGGCCATCAACCGAGCTATTGATCACTTTTTCCCAATCAAGGATAACGTTCGGATTATTGCGGAACCGGGCCGTTATTACGTGGCTTCTGCAATCACGCTGGTATCGTTCGTGCACTCTAAGCGTATAGTGAAAGATCGCCAAGATGATGGTACTGAGTTGACCAGGATACACTACTACCTAAACGATGGTATATACGGATCGTTTTATAGTACAGCATACGAGGCTCAAGAGGCAATTCCGATCGTCCACCGCAAGACTGGAGCCAAAGAATACAGCTCATCCGTTTGGGGCCCCACATGTGACGTCGTGGATGTAATTCTACCGGATATCGTGCTGCCGGAGCTGGACATCGGGGACAGTGTAGTGTTCGAGAACTTGGGAGCCTACGGTATCGTTCGAGGGGCCGCGTTCAATGGATTCCTGCTACCAAAGGTTATCGCATACATTCGCGAAGGAACATGGTAA